A segment of the Flavobacteriales bacterium genome:
CCTTCGTAGGAGATGCTGTCGATCAGCACTTGGGCGCTGCAGCAGAGCGGCGCGGCAGAGACGAGGGCGATGGTCGCGAGGCGCATGGGTCGGGTGGTCGGTCAGTGCAGGGGTCGTTATGAAAGGGCAGCGCAGGAGCATGCGTTCGCGACAGCCTACAAGGCCTGTGCGCAGTTCACGGCAGCCGCAGCGTTGATGTTGCCGTAGCCCTTGCTGCTGCTGGGCGATCCGGCGAACTGCGCGGTGCTGGTGAGGCATTGCAGCACTTGTGCGCGCGTGGCATTGGGCTTGGCGCTCCAGACCAGCGCCGCGATGCCGGCCGCCGTACTGGTGGCGCTGCTGCTGCCACCGATGTACGTGGGCGCGGTGCCGCTGGATGGGAGGCTGAGCGAATTGCGGTTGCTGCTCGCATTGCGCTCCATGCAGATGGTGAGGTCCACCTGGCTGCCGTCGTGGCAGCTGGAGCATTTCGCCCCATTCTCCTTCACGCCCGTCACGGCCACGCATTTGCTCAGTGCCGCCGGATAGATCACGCCCCACCAGCTCGTCCAGCTGAAGCTGGTGCCTGCTGCGGCCATGATCATCTTGCCCTTGCCATAGGCGTAGTTCACGCCATCGCTCAGCACACCGCTGCTGAAGGGCGTTCCGATGCTCATGCTGATCACGCGCACCGCTTGGTTGTCTCCCATCTGGATCAACGCGTTCTTCACGGCTGTCTTCTCGCTGCTCAGGTTGAGCACGACGTCCTCGCAGCCGCGCAGGAAGACCAGGTTGCTGCGATAGGCCACGCCTGTGGCTGCGCCATTGCTGTTCCGCGGGCCCACAGCCTGTCCGCTCATGCTGGTGCCGTGTGTGCAGCTGCTGTAAGCCGATCCGCCGAACGTGTAGCCTGCGCTCAGGGTACGGCCCACATTGCTGTCGCCGTTGTTGAAGTCGCTGCCGATAAGCGGCTGTGATGAACTGATGCCGGCGTCGATCACGCCCACAGTGATGCCCGTACCCGTTGCGCTATTCCAGGCTGCTGGCACTGAATGGTTGTTGAAGTTCCAGGGCAGCCGGGCATTCGGGGTGATGGTGGTGACGTCCGCTGCATTGAGCGCGGTGGTGGATGCGCTGCACCCGCTCGTGCTGCGCCCGCCCTCCTGGCCAGCCGCTGGCCAGTAATCCAGCGGCTCGAGGTAGCGCACATTGCGCAGGTTGCGAAGCATGGTGATCACGCGCTTATCCGTGATGCGCAAGGTGATGACCGGCAGCACGGGGTCGTCCTCCACAAGGATGTCATCGAGCGTGATGCGCCCGGTGGTGCGTCCGCTGTTCAGCTCGGTGAGCACCCGGTCGATGATCGCATCATGCACATCGATCCATGGGGAGCTCTTGATATTGATTGCGTGCAGGGCATCTTCAATGCTGTTGGCATGGGCGGGCTGGTAGCCGATTGCCAGGCTATGGTCATTGTACTGCACGGCGCTCCAGAGGGTGCGCATGTCCACCCACTCCCATCGGAAATCGTTGCGCGCTTCGAGCACGCCGATCACGGTTCGGTCCAGATCGTCTTGCGTGAGCGGTTCGCCGTCGGGCACGGTCTGAAGATCGGATCGCTCTTGCAGCACAGGGCCTTGTCCCGCATCGGCTGACCCATTCAATTCTTCGCGTCGGCAGGCAATCAACGAGCTTGCGATCAACAGGAGGGCGAGGGTGCGGCGCATGGGTTGGGTTTTAAGGTATGCGACGAAAGCTATTCCGCCGAACCGACACGGCCAAAACCGGGCGATCGTCAGTATCGATAGCGGATTGGGCGAAGCCAGACCGGCGCCGCTCGATAGGGGCGTTGCTCATGCCGCACCCTGTCAGCGGAACATGGCTTCACCGGCGCCGGCTTCATCTCGCGGCGCCCGCCGCTTCCTTCACCAGGATCAGGAACACGGGGAAGTGGTCGCTGTAGCCCGCCTGGTAATTGTCGCCTACATAGGTGCGGAAGGGATAGCCGGCGAAGTTCCCTTCGGTCTGGCGCAGGTAGGGCTCGTTGAAGATGCGCACGCCGTAATAGCGGTAGCGCCCACCGGCCCCGGTGACCAGCGCCGGAGAGATGCAGGCCTGATCGAACAGGTTCCATGAGTCGCGCCAGGCAAGGGAGCCGATGCCCTTGGAGAAAGGCTCGTGCATGGGGTTGAAGAAGGTGCCGTTCACGGCCTTGGCCTTATCGCCGCTTGCGCGAAGGAAGCGCGTAACGCTTGCGTTGGTGGGGTCGTCGTTCAGGTCGCCCATGTACACGATGCGTGCGTCGGGGGTGATCGCGAGCAAGGAATCGATGATGCGCCGGCCGAGCTCGGCGGCGAGCTTGCGTTTGGGCGCGCTGCGCTTCTCGCCGCCACGGCGACTGGGCCAGTGCGCCACGATCACGTGCGTGGTGTCGCCGTCGAGCACGCCGCTCACCAGCAATTGATCGCGCGTGCGGAAGCTGGTATCGTCAGCAGCCGTGAGGCGGTAGCTCTTGTGCGCGAACACCTTGTAGAGCGCGGGATTGTAGATCAGGGCCACATCCACGCCACGGCGGTCGGGTCCATCCACGTGCACCACCTTGTAGTTGCGGGCCTTCAGCGCATCACGTTTCACCAAGTCCTCGACAACCGTCCGGTTCTCCACCTCGGCAAGGCCCAATAGGGCCAAGCCTTGCGGATGCAGCTCCTTCCCCATGCTGGCGATCACCCCCGCCGCGCGATCGAGCTTGCTCAAGTACCGCGCGCTGTTCCAATCCTTGGCGCTGCCGGGCAGGAACTCGGCATCGTCAACCCCGGGCGCATCCAGCGTATCGTAGATATTCTCCACATTGTAGAAGCCCACGAGTGCGGCCAGGTATTCCTTCTTGTCCTGGCTGCAGGCGGCCAGGGGCAAAGCGAAGGCGAGTAGGAGGGCTTGGCGATGTGTCATGGTGCGGCGGCGAAGCTAGCTGCGCGCGCGGCAGACGAAGACCATGCCGGGCGCATGGCGTGAAGAGAAGGTGACGGCCGCTTGGCCGTTGATCACTCCGGGAACAGCAGTGGATGCCGCTCATTGTAGATCCGCAGGAACCGGAAGAGCGCCTCATCGCGGTTGCGCGCCTTCTTGGGCAAGGCATCGAACTCAGCGAGCAGCACGGGATCATGCTGGAGCACCAGTCGCATGCCGGCAGCAGTGAACGGCAGCGCGCGGCCGGTGTCCATATCGATGACCTGCTGCACCAGTACGGTGCGGTTCACCGTGCCTGGACCGTACATCCACGGGTCCCAATCGCGGTAGCTCTGCTCGTACATCATATGCGCCAGGCTGCCCATCTGCCCGATGCGGTAGAAGCCGTTCCCGGCCGCCACGTACACCACGCCGCGCTGACTGAAGCCCCAGATGCGGTTCATGCGCAAGGTCTCCACGGTTCCGCTGTCCGTCCGGTAGCGTAATCGGCTGAGCACGCCGCGCAGGTCGCTCACGGCAACACCTTGATCGTCGGTGATGCGCTCCAGCGGTACCGTTGGCGCGTTCAGCCGGAAGGCTCGGAAATCGAAGTACACGCCTTCACGCAGCGGCATGCCAGTCTTGTACGGCGCCCAGATGGTATCCTGCTGTGCGAGAGCACTATGGGAATGGAGAGAGCCGAACGCAACAGCAAGTGACCAGCAGAAGGAAACATGAATGATCGCCGGCGACGAGAGTCGTGTCTTCTGGACGTTCAGTCCGCATCGAGTAATCATGCTGCCATCATCTGTTCCTCGGCCCCTGTATCGCGGCTGAGTCGCTCTCCATGCTGCATTCTACAGTCTGCATTCCTCTTCCACTCCTTTACCCTCGCTTCCTCTCCCGATCACCCCGCCGCCTCTCTGATCCACGCCACTACTTCATCCGGTGCTTGTGCATGCACCCAATGCCCCGCGAATAGCACCGTCTCCACGCGGCTGTTCACGAATTGCTCCTTGATGGCAGGGATGTCCTCACGGAGGATATAGTCGCTCTGCCCGCCGCGTACGAAGAGGGTGGGCACGCGCACCGTTTCGGGACCGATGGATGCGAGTATGGCGCCTAGGTCGCGCCGCAGGCCCTCCACATTCATGCGCCAGGCCAAATGCCCTTCGTCCTTCCAATAGAGGTTCTTCAAGAGGAACTGCACCACGCCCGGTTCCTTCACGTGCTGAGCGATGTGCATCTCGACATCCTTGCGGGTGCGGCCAGCGCTGAGGTCCGCTGTTCGCAGGGCCTCGATGATGTGTGCGTGGTTGTTCGCATGCTCCTTCGGGCTGATGTCGATCACCACGAGGTGCTTGAGCAGCTCCGGCCAGCGCTGCGCGAAGAGCATGGCTGCCTTGCCGCCCATGCTATGTCCCACGAGTACGATGTCCTTCAGTCCAAGCCCGGTGACCAGGGAATGCGCATCGGCGGCCATGATGGGGTAGGAGGTGCCATCGGTGTGCGGCGAACGGCCGTGGTCCCTCAGATCGACCAGCAGCACATCGAGCGGCGCTGCACCGTTGGTGGGCTCGCCCAGCTCCTTGCCGATGCTCCCCCAATTGTCGCTGGTCCCGAAGAGCCCGTGCAGGATCACCACGGGCGTGGCACCCGGTGATCCAAGTCGGCGGTAATGCAGCGCGACCGTGCTCATC
Coding sequences within it:
- a CDS encoding S8 family serine peptidase; translation: MRRTLALLLIASSLIACRREELNGSADAGQGPVLQERSDLQTVPDGEPLTQDDLDRTVIGVLEARNDFRWEWVDMRTLWSAVQYNDHSLAIGYQPAHANSIEDALHAINIKSSPWIDVHDAIIDRVLTELNSGRTTGRITLDDILVEDDPVLPVITLRITDKRVITMLRNLRNVRYLEPLDYWPAAGQEGGRSTSGCSASTTALNAADVTTITPNARLPWNFNNHSVPAAWNSATGTGITVGVIDAGISSSQPLIGSDFNNGDSNVGRTLSAGYTFGGSAYSSCTHGTSMSGQAVGPRNSNGAATGVAYRSNLVFLRGCEDVVLNLSSEKTAVKNALIQMGDNQAVRVISMSIGTPFSSGVLSDGVNYAYGKGKMIMAAAGTSFSWTSWWGVIYPAALSKCVAVTGVKENGAKCSSCHDGSQVDLTICMERNASSNRNSLSLPSSGTAPTYIGGSSSATSTAAGIAALVWSAKPNATRAQVLQCLTSTAQFAGSPSSSKGYGNINAAAAVNCAQAL
- a CDS encoding endonuclease/exonuclease/phosphatase family protein; this translates as MTHRQALLLAFALPLAACSQDKKEYLAALVGFYNVENIYDTLDAPGVDDAEFLPGSAKDWNSARYLSKLDRAAGVIASMGKELHPQGLALLGLAEVENRTVVEDLVKRDALKARNYKVVHVDGPDRRGVDVALIYNPALYKVFAHKSYRLTAADDTSFRTRDQLLVSGVLDGDTTHVIVAHWPSRRGGEKRSAPKRKLAAELGRRIIDSLLAITPDARIVYMGDLNDDPTNASVTRFLRASGDKAKAVNGTFFNPMHEPFSKGIGSLAWRDSWNLFDQACISPALVTGAGGRYRYYGVRIFNEPYLRQTEGNFAGYPFRTYVGDNYQAGYSDHFPVFLILVKEAAGAAR
- a CDS encoding alpha/beta fold hydrolase, producing MSTVALHYRRLGSPGATPVVILHGLFGTSDNWGSIGKELGEPTNGAAPLDVLLVDLRDHGRSPHTDGTSYPIMAADAHSLVTGLGLKDIVLVGHSMGGKAAMLFAQRWPELLKHLVVIDISPKEHANNHAHIIEALRTADLSAGRTRKDVEMHIAQHVKEPGVVQFLLKNLYWKDEGHLAWRMNVEGLRRDLGAILASIGPETVRVPTLFVRGGQSDYILREDIPAIKEQFVNSRVETVLFAGHWVHAQAPDEVVAWIREAAG